A genomic stretch from Desulfolutivibrio sulfodismutans DSM 3696 includes:
- a CDS encoding glycosyltransferase family protein, which translates to MHDHASRPSRISVISELGRSQTLADCRESFSRFGEARGPALFLGLGPSPWRLPTFLPQAWGKCFYVECPECEAQMPQHWHETIPADFEQVPLETVLHGPWPGPIFFYMPGLKHFPSFWGPIWAKVCLDRLWAENPPPPAPPAAVRSVLLPGTARSLLVPELGEAFTRAGFAVTVRDPADILEHLSEIVRDGAPDLFFCVNLQGLDDFGRVFYLLRQAGTTVAAWCVDNPFHLVSRLRSPFWREMPLFVTDEWFIKPLADHGAACVHHLPLAANPRFFDPLPAPLPEAARDLADKVVFVGRSEFPGKRGFFSGCLPPDDLAAKAREMVAQGERPHFGWWVQALGLTGLWPEGAVRVAGCGAEEIGRTRRTEVLAALSREVDLAVFGDGQWARLLPGQACRGPVDYYGALAAVYAASGINLNVTGLLLPSGLTQRHFDVWAAGGFLLSDDNPGLGVFPRELTRETVFSRPDEAVSRCRRFFSERNLRADLIRAWRTEIAHRHTYDVRVAEILNRLDRCRKLG; encoded by the coding sequence ATGCATGACCATGCCTCACGGCCCAGCCGCATATCGGTCATAAGCGAACTGGGCCGGTCCCAGACCCTGGCCGATTGCCGGGAAAGCTTCTCCCGTTTCGGGGAAGCGCGCGGGCCGGCCCTGTTTCTGGGGCTGGGGCCAAGCCCCTGGCGGCTGCCCACCTTTCTGCCCCAGGCCTGGGGCAAATGCTTCTATGTGGAATGTCCGGAGTGCGAAGCCCAGATGCCGCAGCACTGGCATGAGACGATCCCCGCCGATTTCGAACAGGTTCCCCTGGAGACGGTCTTACACGGGCCGTGGCCCGGCCCGATATTTTTCTACATGCCGGGGCTTAAGCACTTCCCGTCCTTTTGGGGGCCGATCTGGGCCAAGGTGTGCCTGGACCGTCTTTGGGCCGAGAACCCGCCCCCTCCCGCCCCGCCGGCCGCCGTACGCTCGGTGCTCCTGCCGGGAACCGCCCGCAGCCTCCTGGTCCCGGAACTGGGCGAGGCCTTCACCCGGGCCGGGTTCGCGGTGACGGTCAGAGACCCGGCGGATATCCTGGAGCATCTGTCCGAGATCGTGCGCGATGGCGCGCCGGATCTCTTTTTTTGCGTCAATCTCCAAGGCCTGGACGACTTCGGACGGGTCTTTTACCTGCTACGCCAGGCCGGGACGACCGTGGCCGCCTGGTGCGTGGACAATCCCTTCCATCTCGTCAGCCGCCTGCGTTCGCCGTTTTGGCGCGAGATGCCCCTTTTCGTCACCGACGAATGGTTCATCAAGCCCCTGGCCGACCACGGGGCCGCCTGCGTGCATCATCTGCCCCTGGCCGCCAACCCGCGATTTTTCGATCCGCTGCCCGCCCCCCTGCCCGAGGCGGCGCGTGATCTCGCCGACAAGGTGGTGTTCGTCGGCCGCAGCGAATTCCCCGGCAAGCGGGGATTTTTCTCCGGCTGCCTGCCCCCGGATGACCTTGCGGCCAAGGCCCGGGAGATGGTCGCGCAGGGGGAGCGTCCCCATTTCGGCTGGTGGGTGCAGGCGCTCGGCCTGACCGGGCTGTGGCCCGAGGGCGCGGTGCGGGTGGCCGGTTGCGGGGCCGAGGAGATCGGCCGGACGCGACGTACGGAGGTGCTGGCGGCCCTGTCCCGGGAGGTGGATCTTGCGGTCTTCGGGGACGGGCAATGGGCAAGGCTCCTGCCCGGCCAGGCCTGCCGGGGGCCGGTGGACTATTACGGGGCCCTGGCCGCAGTCTATGCCGCGTCGGGGATCAACCTCAACGTGACCGGATTGCTCTTGCCCAGCGGCCTGACCCAGCGCCATTTCGACGTGTGGGCGGCCGGGGGGTTCCTGCTTTCCGACGACAATCCGGGGCTTGGCGTCTTTCCCCGGGAACTGACCCGGGAGACGGTCTTTTCCCGCCCGGACGAGGCCGTGTCCCGCTGCCGCCGTTTTTTTTCCGAACGAAACCTGCGGGCGGACTTGATCCGGGCCTGGCGGACGGAAATTGCCCACCGACACACCTATGACGTCCGGGTGGCCGAAATCCTCAATCGCCTGGATCGTTGCCGGAAGCTCGGCTAG
- a CDS encoding helix-turn-helix domain-containing protein — translation MLELTKKPRTDGMVEICAVIPESKADAVSRAIERAVTHVVPLKEIFPDSTPGSRLRSAREIHGLTQVQLAEKVGVDAPNISAVERGKRPIGKALAKKFEDVLGFPYQVFL, via the coding sequence ATGTTGGAACTCACGAAAAAGCCCCGTACTGACGGGATGGTAGAGATTTGCGCCGTCATTCCGGAGTCTAAGGCGGACGCTGTGTCTCGCGCCATTGAGCGTGCCGTTACGCATGTTGTGCCGCTCAAAGAGATTTTTCCTGATTCCACTCCCGGATCCCGCTTGCGGAGTGCGCGGGAAATTCACGGCTTGACCCAGGTTCAGCTTGCCGAGAAAGTCGGGGTTGACGCCCCGAACATCTCGGCTGTTGAGCGCGGCAAGCGTCCCATCGGCAAAGCCTTGGCGAAAAAGTTCGAGGACGTGTTGGGATTCCCGTATCAGGTCTTCCTGTAG
- a CDS encoding YebC/PmpR family DNA-binding transcriptional regulator: MAGHSKWKNIQARKSVQDVKKGKTFTKVTKELMLAARAGGGDPNTNARLKSAIAAAKAVNLPKDKIDTAVKKGTGELAGENFDEVAYEGYGPGGVAILVEAATDNRNRTVAEIRHIMSKNGGAMGEAGCVGWMFEKKGVLTFAKDKYGEDQVMEVGLEHGAEEVADEGDVWEVHTALEAFETARQGFEAAGMVFDDAEITMVPANSVAVDAETGAKIIRLMEALEDNDDVQKVHSNFDLPDDVLDQMG, translated from the coding sequence ATGGCCGGACATAGCAAATGGAAGAACATCCAGGCCCGCAAGTCGGTGCAGGACGTCAAAAAAGGCAAGACCTTCACCAAGGTGACCAAGGAACTCATGCTGGCCGCCCGGGCCGGCGGCGGCGACCCGAACACCAACGCCCGCCTGAAGTCGGCCATCGCTGCGGCCAAGGCCGTGAACCTGCCCAAGGACAAGATCGACACGGCCGTCAAAAAGGGCACAGGCGAACTGGCCGGGGAGAATTTCGACGAGGTCGCCTACGAGGGCTACGGTCCCGGCGGCGTGGCCATCCTGGTGGAGGCTGCGACGGACAACCGCAATCGCACCGTGGCCGAGATACGCCACATCATGAGCAAAAACGGCGGCGCCATGGGCGAGGCCGGGTGCGTGGGCTGGATGTTCGAGAAAAAGGGCGTTTTGACCTTCGCCAAGGACAAATACGGCGAGGACCAGGTCATGGAAGTGGGCCTGGAGCATGGCGCGGAGGAAGTGGCCGACGAGGGCGACGTCTGGGAGGTGCATACCGCGCTTGAGGCCTTCGAGACGGCCCGGCAGGGCTTCGAGGCGGCGGGCATGGTTTTTGATGACGCCGAGATCACCATGGTTCCGGCCAACAGCGTGGCCGTGGACGCCGAGACCGGGGCGAAAATCATCCGGCTCATGGAGGCCCTCGAGGACAACGACGACGTGCAGAAGGTGCATTCCAATTTCGATCTGCCCGACGATGTCCTGGACCAGATGGGCTAG
- the ruvA gene encoding Holliday junction branch migration protein RuvA has protein sequence MIGYLRGELLARAEKGALVLTASGVGYEVRLAASVAAGLPPVGAEVEFFVHTSVREDAIELFGFPCLEDRATFEVLIGIPKLGPKTALSILSVYDAPALRALCAGDDPGPLARVPGIGKKSAQRIFVELKYKLDMGQGDLPLPRPGVVPTVFSDALAGLANLGYPEGQAGAVLRAVLDAEPDLDVSQALRQALKKLAKDRQ, from the coding sequence ATGATCGGATACCTGCGGGGAGAGCTTCTGGCCCGGGCCGAGAAAGGGGCCCTGGTGCTCACCGCCTCGGGCGTGGGCTACGAGGTGCGGCTGGCCGCCAGCGTGGCCGCCGGGCTTCCGCCCGTGGGGGCGGAGGTGGAGTTTTTCGTGCACACCTCGGTGCGCGAGGACGCCATCGAGCTCTTCGGCTTTCCCTGTCTGGAGGATCGGGCCACCTTCGAGGTGCTCATCGGCATCCCCAAGCTGGGCCCCAAAACCGCCCTGTCCATCCTTTCGGTCTACGACGCCCCGGCCCTGCGCGCGCTGTGCGCCGGGGACGATCCCGGCCCCCTGGCCCGGGTTCCGGGCATCGGCAAGAAATCCGCCCAGCGCATTTTCGTGGAGCTCAAATACAAATTGGACATGGGCCAGGGGGATCTGCCCCTGCCCCGGCCGGGCGTCGTCCCCACGGTCTTTTCCGACGCCCTGGCCGGTCTGGCCAACCTGGGCTATCCCGAGGGCCAGGCCGGGGCCGTGCTGCGGGCCGTGTTGGACGCCGAGCCCGACCTTGACGTGTCCCAGGCCTTGCGCCAGGCCCTGAAAAAGCTGGCCAAGGATCGCCAGTGA
- a CDS encoding tetratricopeptide repeat protein yields the protein MRRRMTAICLVGLVLAILPFSGVLGQSVPEADVGYSDGAAQPAADTGKPRVETESPGAASGKAAAPKLSITLEGYENKDEPASAALPPDRGASGMEAVRPAAPDVPARQQSDSTVSPAPEPTPEPVSDPMPEPTPAPKAGPTPPRSAQKTSPRPSAPAVTRPSAPVGRPSPILSMLESTLRGNFSNTKAIARNLPGKYFDHVGDKSLAKKYSKQGNDLLNKQDNPPAALAAYQSAYENDPSSSEITGSYGYTLFRNGRFAEARDMEIESLEIAPEYAAAWFVLGQIYGYLQQEDMAYASFVNTCLFTKNITTSLGFLEREMKKYGEVTVQRAAGRALDACRRLSSGTADPGTVSSRPAPSEPGPLESWAGKGPATLDAPRAAPAAPAGMNWKNARIGKVDIQAAIMDSKLFQSMIGKMAKLPKAQVDAWLDSQIGPVMSELQGIIRTYARANNYLLVIQSKDEDTVRRGTSLRTSLNSLVEDDPYLAFLDSSEGRAFRKTAPIQDLTPIVSAKLGAR from the coding sequence ATGCGCAGACGCATGACGGCAATATGCCTGGTCGGCCTCGTGCTGGCCATCCTCCCATTTTCCGGAGTGCTTGGGCAGTCCGTCCCGGAGGCCGACGTCGGCTATTCCGATGGAGCGGCGCAGCCCGCGGCGGATACGGGGAAACCCCGCGTGGAGACGGAAAGCCCCGGGGCCGCCTCCGGAAAAGCGGCGGCTCCCAAGCTATCCATCACCCTGGAGGGCTACGAAAACAAGGACGAACCGGCGTCGGCCGCATTGCCCCCGGATCGCGGAGCTTCGGGCATGGAGGCCGTCAGGCCAGCCGCTCCCGATGTTCCCGCGCGGCAGCAGTCGGATTCGACGGTCAGTCCGGCGCCCGAGCCGACGCCCGAGCCGGTGTCCGACCCGATGCCCGAGCCGACGCCTGCGCCCAAGGCCGGGCCGACGCCGCCGCGTTCCGCGCAAAAGACCTCCCCCCGCCCCTCAGCCCCGGCCGTGACGCGTCCGTCGGCGCCAGTGGGGCGTCCCTCGCCGATCTTGTCCATGCTCGAAAGCACGTTGCGCGGAAATTTCAGCAACACCAAGGCCATCGCCCGCAACCTGCCGGGGAAATACTTCGACCACGTCGGGGACAAGTCCCTGGCCAAAAAATACAGCAAACAGGGCAACGATCTGCTCAACAAGCAGGACAACCCGCCTGCGGCCCTGGCCGCATACCAGTCCGCCTACGAAAACGATCCCTCAAGTTCCGAAATCACGGGCAGTTACGGCTACACCCTGTTTCGCAACGGCCGGTTCGCCGAGGCCCGGGACATGGAGATCGAGTCCCTGGAGATCGCCCCGGAGTATGCCGCCGCCTGGTTCGTCCTGGGCCAGATCTACGGCTATTTGCAGCAGGAGGACATGGCCTACGCCAGCTTCGTCAACACCTGCCTGTTCACCAAAAACATCACGACCTCCCTGGGCTTTCTGGAGCGGGAGATGAAGAAATATGGCGAGGTCACGGTGCAGCGGGCCGCCGGAAGAGCTTTGGATGCCTGCCGCAGGCTGTCCTCCGGGACGGCGGACCCGGGAACCGTTTCCTCACGGCCCGCGCCATCCGAACCCGGGCCCCTGGAGTCCTGGGCCGGAAAAGGACCGGCCACGCTCGACGCGCCGCGCGCCGCGCCTGCGGCGCCAGCCGGGATGAACTGGAAAAACGCCAGGATCGGAAAGGTGGACATCCAGGCCGCCATTATGGACAGCAAGCTTTTTCAGAGCATGATCGGCAAAATGGCCAAGCTGCCCAAGGCGCAGGTCGACGCCTGGCTCGACTCGCAGATCGGGCCGGTCATGAGCGAGTTGCAGGGCATCATCCGGACCTATGCCAGGGCGAACAACTACCTGCTGGTCATCCAGTCGAAGGATGAGGACACGGTGCGGCGGGGGACTTCCCTGCGCACATCCCTCAACTCCCTGGTGGAGGATGACCCCTATCTGGCCTTCCTCGATTCCTCCGAGGGCCGCGCCTTTCGAAAAACTGCGCCCATCCAGGATCTGACGCCCATCGTGTCCGCAAAGCTCGGGGCGCGTTGA
- a CDS encoding type II toxin-antitoxin system RelE family toxin produces MNWTVIFSKKADKQRAGLPRKVSDRLALLAYAIEARGPVQPAMPHFGKLKGWPGEVYHCHLTKGRPTYVAIWKVEDSIVQLVEVIYVGTHEKAPY; encoded by the coding sequence ATGAACTGGACGGTGATCTTTTCCAAAAAGGCGGACAAGCAGCGCGCCGGGCTTCCGAGAAAGGTGTCGGATCGACTGGCCCTTTTGGCCTATGCCATTGAGGCCAGGGGGCCTGTGCAGCCAGCAATGCCGCACTTTGGGAAGCTGAAAGGGTGGCCTGGGGAGGTTTACCACTGCCACCTGACCAAGGGACGCCCTACTTATGTGGCGATTTGGAAGGTCGAAGACAGCATTGTCCAGCTTGTGGAGGTGATCTATGTTGGAACTCACGAAAAAGCCCCGTACTGA
- a CDS encoding type II toxin-antitoxin system HicA family toxin: MSKPQGKAEKTLEKMRRNQLDWRLDDLKAIARALGIDWDQDGTSHCVFRQPGKNHVTVPGKRPIKPRYVRDFLALVDAVKGE, from the coding sequence GTGTCAAAACCTCAGGGCAAGGCGGAAAAGACCCTCGAAAAAATGCGGCGCAACCAGCTTGATTGGCGGCTTGACGATCTCAAGGCCATCGCGCGGGCGCTTGGGATTGATTGGGACCAGGACGGGACTAGCCATTGTGTTTTCAGGCAACCCGGTAAAAACCACGTGACCGTCCCCGGCAAGCGCCCCATCAAGCCGCGCTACGTTCGTGATTTCCTCGCACTTGTTGACGCCGTGAAAGGAGAATAA
- a CDS encoding type II toxin-antitoxin system HicB family antitoxin encodes METPKYPFEISLLSEEDGGGYLITFPDLPGCMSDGETVEEAVANGADAEKAWLQASEKWGDPIPTPGGGPVKSGEFRTRVPASLHARLAARARQEGVSMNTLAVALLAEGLGRKEARG; translated from the coding sequence ATGGAAACGCCCAAATACCCCTTTGAAATATCGCTTCTCAGCGAAGAGGACGGAGGCGGCTACCTCATCACCTTCCCGGACCTCCCCGGCTGCATGTCCGATGGCGAAACTGTTGAAGAGGCCGTCGCCAATGGGGCGGACGCGGAAAAAGCGTGGTTGCAGGCTTCTGAAAAATGGGGCGACCCCATCCCGACGCCCGGTGGTGGCCCCGTAAAAAGTGGCGAGTTTCGGACCCGCGTCCCGGCAAGCCTTCACGCACGTTTGGCCGCCCGCGCGAGGCAGGAGGGCGTCAGCATGAACACCTTGGCCGTGGCGCTTCTGGCTGAAGGCCTGGGGCGGAAGGAGGCGCGGGGGTGA
- the ruvC gene encoding crossover junction endodeoxyribonuclease RuvC, which yields MGAGGIVVLGLDPGSRCTGYGLVCEVSGQVSLLEAGTIRTERETDVAARLGLIYSGVAALIERHGPSEAAVESVFVAVNSASAIKLGQARGAALAACGVAGVPVFAYEPTLVKKSLVGAGRADKSQVAFMVGRVLGCREAMAKDASDALAVAVCHLNRKRFLKLCGAS from the coding sequence GTGGGCGCAGGCGGCATAGTGGTCCTGGGGCTCGATCCGGGCTCGCGCTGCACCGGCTACGGCCTGGTGTGCGAGGTGTCCGGGCAGGTGTCGCTCCTTGAGGCCGGGACCATCCGCACCGAGCGCGAGACGGACGTGGCCGCCAGGCTGGGGCTGATTTATTCCGGCGTGGCCGCGCTTATCGAGCGCCACGGGCCAAGCGAGGCCGCCGTGGAAAGCGTGTTCGTGGCGGTCAATTCCGCCTCGGCCATCAAGCTCGGGCAGGCCCGGGGGGCGGCCCTGGCCGCCTGCGGGGTGGCCGGGGTGCCGGTCTTCGCCTACGAACCCACCCTGGTCAAAAAAAGCCTGGTGGGCGCCGGGCGGGCCGATAAATCGCAGGTCGCCTTCATGGTGGGCAGGGTGCTGGGATGTCGCGAGGCCATGGCAAAAGACGCTTCGGACGCGCTGGCCGTGGCCGTGTGTCATCTGAACCGGAAACGCTTTTTGAAGCTGTGCGGGGCGTCATGA
- a CDS encoding RlmE family RNA methyltransferase: MKKIQDHYFKKAKQENYPARSVYKLQEIQKQCSLLGPGQTVLDLGAAPGSWTMYCAEKVGLGGRVLAVDLNAPAISFPPQVTFVEDDAFSPGPELTAALDDHAPFDVVVSDMAPKTTGIKFADQANSLELCQRALEMARAFLKPGGRFVAKIFQGPDVKAFEGEMRVSFATVKAIKPKSSRPESKEIFYVGLGFRPAEGGSSRAPGSGGVS; the protein is encoded by the coding sequence ATGAAAAAAATTCAGGATCATTATTTTAAGAAGGCCAAGCAGGAGAATTATCCGGCCCGCTCGGTCTATAAGCTACAAGAAATCCAGAAACAATGCAGCCTCCTGGGGCCGGGGCAGACCGTCCTGGACCTGGGGGCCGCCCCCGGTTCGTGGACCATGTATTGCGCCGAAAAGGTCGGTCTCGGCGGCCGGGTGCTGGCCGTGGACCTCAACGCCCCGGCCATCTCGTTCCCGCCCCAGGTGACGTTCGTCGAGGACGACGCCTTTTCTCCCGGACCGGAGCTGACGGCGGCCCTGGACGATCACGCCCCCTTCGACGTGGTGGTCAGCGACATGGCCCCCAAGACCACGGGCATCAAGTTCGCCGACCAGGCCAATTCCCTGGAGCTGTGCCAGCGGGCCTTGGAGATGGCCCGGGCCTTTCTCAAACCCGGGGGGCGGTTTGTGGCCAAGATTTTTCAAGGCCCCGACGTCAAGGCCTTCGAGGGGGAGATGCGCGTAAGCTTCGCCACGGTCAAGGCCATCAAGCCCAAGAGTTCGCGCCCCGAAAGCAAGGAAATTTTTTATGTCGGCCTGGGCTTTCGTCCGGCCGAGGGCGGCTCCAGCCGCGCCCCTGGCAGCGGCGGCGTTTCCTGA